From Bradyrhizobium sp. 4:
CGCCTGCTTGCGCCTCGTCTTACCCGGCCGCCTGGACGGTGTTTTCGCAGCAGGCTTGGCGGACGCCGCGCCTTGCGAATTGCCCCACGGCACAGAAGCCGCACAGCGAACCTTGGCGCCGACCAGATTCGGCGTCTGGCTGTATCGCATCCGCCTCAGTTTCTCCGTGACGAGCTCGTTGAGCGTCTCGAACGAGGGATTTTCGCCCTTGGCCCTCAGCTCGCGCAGAGTGCTGGCCATGGAGTAGGTGTAGATGCCATAAGACGTCACGCCATCCCGGTATTCGTAGGAGAGCTGCTGCTCCTGACAGGCCTCGAGCAGGATCGGCATGTACGGCCCGAGATGGTCGAGCTCCTTGCGCGTCTTGTCGTAATCCTTGTCCGGCTTGGTTCGCAGCATCATCGCGCGCCCCAGCCGTTGTGTTGCCCCGTTCTGCCCGAGGAAGTCGGCTCCATTCTTTCTGTCCTTCAAGCTCCTGTTCAGCGGCGTGAAGTCGCGCGGCACCCACATTCGCTCGGCGGCATCCCATTTCAGCGCACGGTGGCGGATGTCGTCCGGCGGGCTCAAACCCCGGACACGAGGACCGCCATCGCGCGTCATCCCGCCCGAATGGCAGCAATCGAACATCGCCACGAAATAGCTGTCATAGGGCAGTTGCGAATACAGCTCGGCGAACTGGCGGTCCAGAATGGCGTGGGCCGGGGACCAGTCGAAATCATAGGGAACGAGACATTCGTCGACGTGATCAGGCTCGCCCCGGATGTTGTAGCGGGCAATTTGGGCGCCGTGCCCCGAATAGAACAGCATGCGCTCGTCACTGCCACGAACGCCGTCGAGCAACCAATGCAACCGGTCCATGATCCCTTGCGTCGTCGCGCGGTCGTTGAGAACGATGCGGATATCTTCCGGCTCGAAACCGCTCTCCTGGAGCACCGAGCTCATCAGGAACACATCGTTGACGCAGCCTTCGAGCCTGCTGGCCGGGTCAGGATAGTCGTT
This genomic window contains:
- a CDS encoding caspase family protein, with the protein product MSTRLSLLCVHGVGHAEIDAGFQQSWSEVITRAVEQVDQGVQLEIDFVRYDDLFEKAPLNSLTYAAAAAKLLASAVVHGIGDLLTGARGIGDIPAVIKWTAGMIAQWSTDEQLRKDLRRLILDKIDGKTYDMVLAHSLGSLICYDTFLHDGDAIKDAIFVSFGSQIGNPAVRDVFAGRIQPLTCRKWYHLYNPGDHVLTYPLDIRADNYQQVVVSFDVPNDALNHDATWYLSHTSTVATVWHEGAPAPASRAIVSAAREMASLAVKPGRRALLIGINDYPDPASRLEGCVNDVFLMSSVLQESGFEPEDIRIVLNDRATTQGIMDRLHWLLDGVRGSDERMLFYSGHGAQIARYNIRGEPDHVDECLVPYDFDWSPAHAILDRQFAELYSQLPYDSYFVAMFDCCHSGGMTRDGGPRVRGLSPPDDIRHRALKWDAAERMWVPRDFTPLNRSLKDRKNGADFLGQNGATQRLGRAMMLRTKPDKDYDKTRKELDHLGPYMPILLEACQEQQLSYEYRDGVTSYGIYTYSMASTLRELRAKGENPSFETLNELVTEKLRRMRYSQTPNLVGAKVRCAASVPWGNSQGAASAKPAAKTPSRRPGKTRRKQAPATKKATKKKR